Proteins from a genomic interval of Nocardioidaceae bacterium:
- a CDS encoding mechanosensitive ion channel — protein sequence MLTTLFLGQELFRFGQTVITTGSVAAALVALLVTGVLILAMRRSIRRYRRGRGQQYRSTLYTVQRIGTYTLLALGFFVAISLLGVPISRLAVVAGALGIGLGFGLQTIFSNFISGLILLFDKSLKVGDFVELESGVTGEVRDIKIRSTTIVTNDNIDILVPNSEFVEGRVVNWTYREVSRRMRIPFGVAYGTDKEVVKEAALKAAGEVPFTLALEGARRPQVWLSEFGDSSLNFELVVWLNAEATKRPAAVKAAYNWALHTALAERELEIPFPQRDLNVRSFFGLAEDDALEALNLERPEETGTGTTGPPASAASEDPPANDAIEDVRSEAGDLPAFESE from the coding sequence GTGCTGACCACGCTCTTCCTCGGGCAGGAGCTGTTCCGGTTCGGACAGACGGTCATCACCACCGGCAGTGTCGCGGCCGCCCTGGTGGCGCTGCTCGTGACCGGCGTGCTGATCCTGGCGATGCGGCGCTCGATCCGGCGCTACCGACGCGGCCGCGGCCAGCAGTACCGCTCGACCCTCTACACGGTGCAGCGCATCGGCACCTACACGCTGCTCGCACTGGGCTTCTTCGTCGCGATCAGCCTGCTCGGCGTGCCGATCTCGCGGCTCGCGGTCGTCGCCGGCGCGCTGGGCATCGGCCTCGGCTTCGGTCTGCAGACGATCTTCTCGAACTTCATCTCCGGGCTCATCCTGCTCTTCGACAAGTCGCTGAAGGTGGGCGACTTCGTCGAGCTCGAGTCCGGGGTGACCGGCGAGGTCCGCGACATCAAGATCAGGTCGACCACCATCGTCACCAACGACAACATCGACATCCTGGTGCCGAACTCGGAGTTCGTGGAGGGACGTGTCGTCAACTGGACCTACCGCGAGGTGTCGCGTCGCATGCGCATCCCCTTCGGGGTGGCGTACGGCACCGACAAGGAGGTCGTGAAGGAGGCGGCGCTGAAGGCCGCAGGTGAGGTGCCCTTCACGCTGGCCCTGGAGGGGGCCCGCCGACCGCAGGTGTGGCTGAGCGAGTTCGGGGACTCCTCGCTGAACTTCGAGCTCGTCGTGTGGCTCAACGCCGAGGCGACCAAGCGACCGGCGGCGGTGAAGGCGGCCTACAACTGGGCACTGCACACCGCGCTGGCCGAGCGGGAGCTCGAGATCCCCTTCCCGCAGCGAGACCTGAACGTGCGCTCGTTCTTCGGGCTCGCGGAGGACGACGCGCTCGAGGCGCTGAACCTGGAGCGACCCGAGGAGACCGGGACGGGCACGACGGGACCTCCTGCGTCCGCCGCGTCCGAGGATCCGCCGGCCAACGACGCGATCGAGGACGTGAGGTCGGAGGCGGGGGACCTGCCGGCGTTCGAGAGCGAGTAG
- a CDS encoding MarR family transcriptional regulator translates to MAAEDQMTLEDQLCFALYDASRAVMGQYRAGLAELGLTYTQYVVLLVLWADSEATVSSLGDRLNLDSGTLSPLLKRLEAQGLVRRVRSSTDERVVHVHLTQAGAALEHDVNLVRCEVEAAVDIEPGEMARLREQLHDLSARLRSAQG, encoded by the coding sequence ATGGCTGCCGAGGACCAGATGACTCTGGAGGACCAGCTCTGCTTCGCGTTGTACGACGCGTCGCGGGCCGTGATGGGGCAGTACCGAGCCGGGCTGGCGGAGCTCGGGCTCACCTACACCCAGTACGTCGTGCTGCTCGTGCTGTGGGCGGACTCCGAGGCCACGGTCAGCAGCCTGGGGGACCGTCTCAACCTCGACTCGGGCACCCTGTCGCCGCTGCTGAAGCGCCTCGAGGCCCAGGGACTCGTCCGACGGGTTCGCTCAAGCACCGATGAGCGGGTGGTGCACGTGCACCTCACCCAGGCCGGCGCCGCCCTCGAGCACGACGTGAACCTGGTGCGGTGCGAGGTGGAGGCAGCGGTCGACATCGAGCCGGGGGAGATGGCACGGCTGCGAGAACAGCTGCACGACCTCAGCGCCCGGCTGCGCAGCGCGCAGGGCTGA
- a CDS encoding DUF2237 domain-containing protein, with protein sequence MVDERNVLGERLAACPLEPLAGSADARSCGHPGPGNGAARPMVCAVMTQEFLRHQRSVGNELSTPQTPSRFPGLAPGDSWCVPATRWRQAYEAGVAPPVLLGATPRLALEQVGLEALLAYAVDVPPDPGTLLG encoded by the coding sequence GTGGTCGACGAACGCAATGTGCTCGGGGAGCGTCTGGCCGCCTGCCCGCTCGAGCCGCTCGCAGGGTCGGCCGACGCACGGTCCTGCGGGCACCCGGGTCCGGGGAACGGCGCTGCTCGGCCGATGGTCTGCGCGGTGATGACGCAGGAGTTCCTCCGGCACCAGCGCTCCGTCGGCAACGAGCTGTCCACCCCGCAGACCCCGTCGCGCTTCCCGGGGCTGGCCCCCGGGGACAGCTGGTGCGTGCCCGCCACCAGGTGGCGTCAGGCGTACGAGGCGGGGGTGGCCCCGCCGGTCCTGCTCGGTGCGACGCCGCGGCTGGCTCTGGAGCAGGTCGGTCTCGAGGCCCTCCTCGCGTACGCCGTGGACGTGCCTCCGGACCCCGGGACGCTCCTCGGCTGA
- a CDS encoding alpha/beta hydrolase: protein MERPVGTLPLHLWGPDDGIPVLLLHGFPQTSRSWHAVVDRLLAARDDLLLAAPDQRGYAPDARPDDVAAYAIGELTDDVLAMADALGAGTFHLVGHDWGASLGWHLAAHHAERVRSLTALSIPHLAAYGWAIRHDPEQQRLGSYLRVFRTPGHGETALLQHDARRLREIYDGRVSAEDVEAYVELMRDGALTPALGWYRAMGGELARTPAVDVATTYVWGSQDQAVSRAASDRCGEFVRGAFRHVELGGASHWTPDERPDDVARAVLETIARGCPG from the coding sequence GTGGAACGGCCTGTCGGGACGCTGCCGCTGCACCTGTGGGGACCCGACGACGGCATCCCGGTGCTGCTCCTGCACGGCTTCCCCCAGACCTCGCGGTCCTGGCACGCCGTCGTGGACCGGCTGCTCGCTGCGCGGGACGACCTGCTCCTGGCCGCGCCCGACCAGCGCGGCTACGCACCGGACGCTCGACCCGACGACGTCGCGGCGTACGCCATCGGCGAGCTCACCGACGACGTGCTGGCCATGGCCGACGCACTCGGGGCCGGGACCTTCCACCTCGTCGGGCACGACTGGGGCGCCTCGCTCGGCTGGCACCTCGCCGCTCATCACGCCGAGCGGGTCCGCAGTCTCACCGCGCTGTCGATCCCGCACCTGGCAGCGTACGGCTGGGCGATCCGCCACGACCCGGAGCAGCAGCGGCTCGGCTCCTACCTGCGGGTGTTCCGCACCCCGGGCCACGGCGAGACCGCGCTGCTCCAGCACGACGCCCGCCGCCTGCGGGAGATCTACGACGGTCGGGTGTCGGCCGAGGACGTCGAGGCGTACGTCGAGCTGATGCGCGACGGTGCGCTCACACCTGCGCTCGGCTGGTACCGCGCGATGGGCGGCGAGCTCGCCCGCACTCCCGCGGTCGACGTCGCGACGACCTATGTCTGGGGCAGCCAGGACCAGGCCGTCTCCCGAGCGGCCAGCGACCGCTGCGGGGAGTTCGTACGCGGGGCGTTCCGCCACGTCGAGCTCGGCGGGGCCTCGCACTGGACGCCCGACGAGCGTCCGGACGACGTCGCCCGGGCCGTGCTCGAGACGATCGCCCGGGGGTGTCCGGGCTGA
- a CDS encoding NADH:flavin oxidoreductase/NADH oxidase family protein — translation MAQLADPLRLPGGLTLPNRIAKAAMTENLADADNQPTEALQRLYARWARGGAGLLVTGNLMVDRRFLERSRNVVADDHLDVSRLAAVREAAAGVPVLAQVNHPGRQTNRFVAWQPVAPSAVDAVPMMGLFGKPRALGAEEVERVVAGFARAARLSVEAGLDGVQVHAAHGYLLAQFLSPRVNRRSDRWGGGVADRARALLACVRASREAVGDGTVAVKLNSSDFRHGGFTEDDAEQVVGLLVEEGVDLLEVSGGTYEDPALFGLESGDQRSDRARGEKEAYFASFARRARGAAPDTPIMLTGGIRTRSVMEELLASGHVDVIGLGRPLAIDPDLPTKLLEGHEGGELPSYDLPTVAGMAGESEWYEAQIGRMGQGREPDPDLSAVRAASGFVLGEMVRGLGGRRRRAKLVERSEAS, via the coding sequence ATGGCCCAGCTCGCCGACCCGCTCCGCCTGCCCGGTGGACTCACGCTGCCGAACCGGATCGCGAAGGCCGCGATGACCGAGAACCTGGCCGATGCCGACAACCAGCCCACCGAGGCCCTGCAGCGCCTGTACGCCCGGTGGGCCCGAGGCGGGGCCGGGCTGCTGGTCACCGGCAACCTGATGGTCGACCGGCGGTTCCTCGAGCGCAGCCGCAACGTGGTCGCCGACGACCACCTCGATGTCTCGCGTCTCGCAGCGGTGCGCGAGGCCGCGGCGGGCGTCCCGGTGCTGGCGCAGGTGAACCACCCGGGGCGCCAGACCAACCGCTTCGTCGCGTGGCAGCCCGTGGCCCCGAGCGCGGTCGACGCGGTGCCGATGATGGGACTGTTCGGCAAGCCGCGCGCCCTGGGTGCCGAGGAGGTCGAGCGGGTGGTCGCCGGCTTCGCCCGGGCCGCGCGCCTCAGCGTCGAGGCGGGCCTGGACGGCGTGCAGGTGCACGCCGCCCACGGGTACCTCCTCGCCCAGTTCCTCTCACCCCGCGTCAACCGGCGCTCGGACCGCTGGGGCGGCGGGGTCGCGGACCGGGCCCGTGCGCTCCTCGCGTGCGTGCGGGCCTCCCGCGAGGCGGTGGGGGACGGCACGGTGGCGGTGAAGCTGAACTCCTCGGACTTCCGGCACGGTGGCTTCACCGAGGACGACGCCGAGCAGGTCGTCGGGCTCCTGGTCGAGGAGGGCGTCGACCTGCTGGAGGTCTCCGGCGGAACCTACGAGGACCCGGCACTCTTCGGCCTGGAGAGCGGCGACCAGCGCAGCGACCGGGCCCGCGGTGAGAAGGAGGCGTACTTCGCCTCCTTCGCGCGTCGGGCCCGGGGCGCGGCCCCGGACACGCCCATCATGCTGACCGGCGGCATCCGTACGCGCAGCGTCATGGAGGAGCTGCTCGCCTCGGGTCACGTCGACGTGATCGGCCTCGGTCGTCCGCTGGCCATCGACCCCGACCTGCCGACGAAGCTGCTCGAGGGGCACGAGGGTGGCGAGCTGCCCTCCTACGACCTCCCGACCGTGGCAGGGATGGCGGGCGAGTCGGAGTGGTACGAGGCGCAGATCGGTCGCATGGGGCAGGGACGCGAACCCGACCCCGACCTCTCGGCGGTCAGGGCGGCCTCGGGGTTCGTGCTCGGTGAGATGGTGCGCGGCCTGGGCGGCCGTCGCCGTCGCGCCAAGCTGGTCGAGCGGAGCGAGGCGTCGTGA
- a CDS encoding SDR family NAD(P)-dependent oxidoreductase, with protein sequence MSSSTPGVVVVTGASGGIGAAICRRFAREGWTVVGTSRDAASAPAPEGVAMRDLDVADAASVRSFVHEVLGAHGRVDVLVNNAGIGAVGAAEDTEVEILERVLQVNLTGVARLTRALLPGMRDRGTGRVVNVSSAVGLVPAPYMAAYAASKHALEGWSVSVDHETREHGVRVLLVEPGYTDTGFDDAVLRPAEATGAYDRRVEALEAFLTRALRSGDSPEVVAAVVWKAATGAVWTVRFPAGRLAHVAAAAHRLAPRPVFDAALRRAIGLPFRPR encoded by the coding sequence GTGAGCAGCAGCACCCCGGGCGTCGTCGTGGTCACCGGAGCTTCGGGCGGCATCGGCGCCGCGATCTGTCGACGCTTCGCCCGGGAGGGGTGGACCGTGGTGGGCACGAGCCGCGACGCCGCGTCCGCGCCGGCGCCGGAGGGAGTGGCCATGCGCGACCTGGACGTCGCCGACGCCGCCTCGGTGCGGTCGTTCGTGCACGAGGTGCTCGGCGCGCACGGACGCGTCGACGTGCTCGTCAACAACGCGGGCATCGGCGCCGTCGGAGCGGCCGAGGACACCGAGGTCGAGATCCTCGAGCGCGTCCTGCAGGTGAACCTCACCGGCGTCGCCCGCCTCACCCGGGCGCTGCTGCCCGGCATGCGTGACCGCGGCACGGGCCGGGTGGTCAACGTCTCCTCGGCCGTCGGACTGGTGCCCGCGCCCTACATGGCCGCGTACGCCGCCAGCAAGCACGCCCTGGAGGGCTGGTCGGTCTCGGTCGACCACGAGACGCGCGAGCACGGTGTCCGGGTGCTCCTCGTGGAGCCCGGCTACACCGACACCGGCTTCGACGACGCGGTGCTGCGTCCGGCCGAGGCGACCGGGGCGTACGACCGCCGGGTCGAGGCGCTCGAGGCGTTCCTGACGCGCGCCCTGCGCTCCGGCGACAGCCCCGAGGTGGTCGCCGCGGTGGTGTGGAAGGCCGCGACCGGCGCCGTCTGGACCGTACGGTTCCCCGCCGGGAGGCTGGCCCACGTCGCCGCGGCAGCCCACCGCCTCGCCCCGCGGCCGGTCTTCGACGCCGCCCTGCGGCGGGCGATCGGGCTCCCGTTCCGGCCACGCTGA
- a CDS encoding FAD-dependent oxidoreductase — translation MDLLLVGAGHAHLHLIDQAPRLRAAGWRLRLLSPATFHYSGVASAVAAGALPPDAGRVDVRGLAARRGVPHTLGRLTGLDVGSREALTDAGDLLRYDVISLNVGSESASPGVAPGHDDAGLLRVKPLADLDALQGRIRRAAQGPGGATVTVVGAGSSGVELAAHLATRTDVARVQLLEAGEQVVPGLPGGARRHLRRLLDHRGVDVRTGASVVELTGSVAVTADGTTLRHDVVLLAAGLRAPAVVADAGLGDTDGVPVRATLQHRDLDEVYAVGDCAHFLPRPLPRVGVHGVRQGPVLLSSLLARAAGEPLPTYTPQRRWLAVLDLGGGRGLATRGGWWWSGRSAWWLKRWIDRRWIATYQG, via the coding sequence GTGGACCTCCTCCTCGTCGGCGCCGGCCACGCGCACCTGCACCTGATCGACCAGGCACCACGGCTGCGGGCCGCGGGCTGGCGCCTGCGGCTGCTGTCACCGGCGACGTTCCACTACTCCGGCGTCGCCTCCGCGGTCGCGGCCGGTGCGCTGCCGCCGGACGCGGGGCGGGTCGACGTACGAGGTCTCGCCGCCCGGCGCGGTGTCCCGCACACGCTGGGACGGCTGACCGGGCTCGACGTGGGGTCGCGGGAGGCCCTCACCGACGCCGGTGACCTGCTGCGCTACGACGTCATCAGCCTCAACGTCGGCTCGGAGAGCGCCTCGCCGGGCGTCGCACCCGGGCACGACGACGCAGGCCTGCTGCGCGTGAAACCGCTCGCCGATCTCGACGCGTTGCAGGGGAGGATCCGCCGCGCCGCGCAGGGCCCCGGCGGCGCCACCGTCACCGTGGTCGGCGCCGGCTCCTCCGGGGTCGAGCTGGCCGCGCACCTGGCGACACGCACCGACGTGGCGCGCGTCCAGCTGCTCGAGGCCGGCGAGCAGGTCGTCCCGGGCCTGCCCGGTGGCGCCCGCCGCCACCTGCGGCGGCTGCTCGACCACCGCGGGGTCGACGTACGCACCGGCGCCTCCGTGGTCGAGCTGACCGGCAGCGTGGCCGTGACCGCGGACGGCACGACGCTGCGCCACGACGTGGTGCTGCTCGCCGCCGGACTCCGGGCGCCCGCCGTGGTCGCCGACGCCGGCTTGGGGGACACCGACGGCGTCCCGGTGCGCGCGACGTTGCAGCACCGCGACCTCGACGAGGTGTACGCCGTCGGCGACTGCGCACACTTCCTGCCGCGCCCGCTGCCCCGGGTGGGCGTCCACGGGGTGCGCCAGGGGCCGGTGCTGCTCAGCTCGCTGCTGGCGCGCGCGGCGGGTGAGCCGCTGCCCACCTACACGCCGCAGCGCCGATGGCTCGCCGTGCTGGACCTCGGCGGCGGCCGCGGGCTGGCGACCCGGGGCGGCTGGTGGTGGTCGGGCCGGTCGGCGTGGTGGCTGAAGCGGTGGATCGACCGGCGGTGGATCGCGACCTACCAGGGGTGA
- a CDS encoding HNH endonuclease, which produces MTTSDPRPDRSSRAPDRRTRLELALLRDGPTCAWCGRPFTQNRRPTTEHLVPRAKGGPSWTENELAACARCNRLRGHTSIAEWYEECVRLGWDPDLPRLLSSLERLTDAIGERGGQRRARPYLARELRRLRRLG; this is translated from the coding sequence GTGACGACCTCCGACCCGCGCCCCGATCGCTCCTCCCGAGCGCCGGACCGGCGTACGCGCCTGGAGCTGGCGCTCCTGCGGGACGGGCCCACGTGCGCCTGGTGCGGACGACCCTTCACCCAGAACCGACGACCCACCACCGAGCACCTGGTGCCGCGGGCCAAGGGCGGCCCGTCGTGGACCGAGAACGAGCTCGCCGCGTGCGCGCGGTGCAACCGGCTGCGTGGTCACACCTCCATCGCGGAGTGGTACGAGGAGTGCGTACGCCTCGGCTGGGACCCCGACCTCCCGCGCCTCCTGTCCTCGCTCGAACGCCTGACCGACGCGATCGGCGAGCGCGGGGGACAGCGACGGGCCCGCCCCTACCTCGCCCGCGAGCTGCGACGTCTGCGTCGCCTCGGCTGA
- a CDS encoding fused MFS/spermidine synthase, with product MGGSAGAVDRSVVPAETVTSWLVTLGGRPQSHVDLADPTRIAFDYVRRAADVLDALAPPGERLATLHVGGAGMTLARYLAATRPTSRQVVLEPDAELTALVRAQLPLPRRSGIKVREVDGATGLAAIRDDSFAACVVDAFDGEGRTPAELLGPEAAVAYARVLGPAGTLVANVRDRQPHPLVRGLVTSLRGSFAEVRVGAEPATWKGRRDGNLLVVAGPDARAAQALEEAGSRRAAPYRVVAGDRL from the coding sequence ATGGGTGGGAGCGCAGGAGCCGTCGACCGGTCGGTCGTGCCGGCCGAGACGGTGACCAGCTGGCTGGTGACCCTCGGCGGCAGGCCGCAGTCGCACGTGGATCTGGCGGACCCGACCCGGATCGCGTTCGACTACGTCCGCCGCGCCGCGGACGTGCTCGATGCGCTGGCACCGCCGGGGGAGCGGCTGGCGACCCTGCACGTGGGCGGCGCGGGGATGACGCTCGCGCGGTATCTCGCGGCCACCCGGCCCACCTCGCGCCAGGTGGTGCTGGAACCCGACGCGGAGCTCACCGCGCTGGTGCGCGCGCAGCTGCCCCTGCCGCGACGCAGCGGCATCAAGGTGCGCGAGGTCGACGGAGCCACAGGCCTCGCGGCGATCCGCGACGACTCGTTCGCGGCGTGCGTCGTCGACGCCTTCGACGGCGAGGGACGGACGCCGGCCGAGCTGCTGGGACCCGAGGCGGCGGTGGCGTACGCGAGGGTGCTCGGACCAGCGGGCACCCTGGTGGCGAACGTGCGCGACCGGCAGCCGCACCCGCTCGTCCGGGGGTTGGTCACGTCGTTGCGGGGCAGCTTCGCCGAGGTCCGGGTCGGCGCGGAGCCGGCGACCTGGAAGGGCCGGCGCGACGGCAACCTCCTGGTCGTGGCCGGCCCGGACGCCCGGGCGGCGCAGGCGCTGGAGGAGGCGGGAAGCCGACGGGCGGCGCCGTACCGGGTGGTCGCGGGGGACCGTCTCTGA
- a CDS encoding Cof-type HAD-IIB family hydrolase, with protein sequence MISPDPIDLRLVVCDMDGTLLDADKQLPPELPAMLERLHEAGVVFCPASGRQHATLVEMFPDLPGEAVLIAENGAYVTAGGAEVSASPLPLETVRRIVAAMDELAATEDLGVIVCASDTAYVDRTDEDFRVHVDPHYAEVTDVPSLAELLAAPDAAQLLLVKVAVYAAAGPERAVVPALTAVAGDEADVVVSGPHYVDVMAAGTHKGQAVAALRTRLGLTHDQVAVFGDAPNDAEMMAEGTWTFAVANAHDEVRARARFGAPAHTEDGVLRTLTRLLDGERPDAPGW encoded by the coding sequence GTGATCTCCCCCGACCCGATCGACCTGCGCCTGGTCGTGTGCGACATGGACGGCACGCTCCTCGATGCCGACAAGCAGCTCCCACCGGAGCTGCCGGCGATGCTCGAGCGGTTGCACGAGGCCGGGGTCGTGTTCTGCCCGGCCTCGGGACGCCAGCACGCGACGCTCGTCGAGATGTTCCCCGACCTGCCCGGCGAGGCCGTCCTCATCGCGGAGAACGGCGCGTACGTGACCGCGGGCGGGGCCGAGGTCTCCGCTTCCCCGCTGCCGCTGGAGACGGTGCGGCGCATCGTCGCGGCCATGGACGAGCTGGCCGCGACCGAGGACCTCGGCGTCATCGTGTGCGCATCGGACACCGCGTACGTCGACCGCACCGACGAGGACTTCCGGGTGCACGTGGACCCGCACTACGCCGAGGTGACCGACGTGCCGTCCCTCGCCGAGCTCCTGGCCGCCCCCGACGCCGCGCAGCTGCTGCTGGTCAAGGTCGCCGTGTACGCGGCCGCCGGGCCCGAGCGCGCCGTGGTCCCGGCGCTGACCGCCGTCGCCGGCGACGAGGCCGACGTGGTCGTGTCGGGTCCGCACTACGTCGACGTGATGGCGGCCGGCACCCACAAGGGTCAGGCCGTCGCCGCCCTGCGGACGCGCCTCGGCCTCACCCACGACCAGGTGGCCGTCTTCGGCGACGCGCCCAACGACGCCGAGATGATGGCCGAGGGCACCTGGACCTTCGCGGTGGCCAACGCACACGACGAGGTGCGCGCCCGCGCGCGCTTCGGCGCCCCCGCCCACACCGAGGACGGCGTGCTGCGTACGCTCACCCGCCTGCTCGACGGGGAGCGCCCGGACGCACCTGGCTGGTGA
- a CDS encoding DUF309 domain-containing protein, with protein MTGRDRDPHGRPEQARPRDALGRPLAYGSTGVEPVSLHERGVEETLRDARTLVEGGRAFSAHEVLELRWKAGPAQERDLWQGLAQLCVALVHHGRGNPRSARRLLDRAAGRLEAYAVGGGPTYGVDLAAVQGCARRTVDD; from the coding sequence ATGACCGGTCGCGACCGGGACCCCCACGGCCGTCCCGAGCAGGCGCGACCACGCGACGCCCTGGGGCGACCGCTGGCGTACGGCAGCACCGGGGTGGAGCCGGTGTCGCTGCACGAGCGCGGCGTCGAGGAGACGCTGCGCGATGCCCGCACCCTGGTCGAGGGTGGCCGGGCGTTCTCCGCCCACGAGGTGTTGGAGCTGCGCTGGAAGGCGGGGCCGGCGCAGGAGCGGGACCTGTGGCAGGGCCTCGCGCAGCTGTGCGTCGCGCTGGTGCACCACGGTCGCGGCAACCCGAGGAGCGCGCGGCGCCTGCTCGACCGTGCGGCCGGTCGGTTGGAGGCGTACGCGGTGGGCGGTGGACCCACCTACGGCGTCGACCTCGCGGCCGTGCAGGGCTGCGCACGCCGGACCGTCGACGACTGA